One Chryseobacterium sp. StRB126 genomic region harbors:
- a CDS encoding darcynin family protein, which yields MEKKKPYTILLLMNATPQWLSLTREQRSDFLEDQLMPIFEKVAKTVNVRMFDSEYFHSKVSDFLLVTTDELHDYKLMMEMLRDSKVYGVPYFQITDIIVGQENMFKDFNEELKNKSNENH from the coding sequence ATGGAAAAGAAAAAACCGTACACCATCCTGCTTCTTATGAATGCAACGCCACAATGGCTCTCCCTGACAAGAGAACAACGTAGTGATTTCCTTGAAGATCAACTCATGCCGATATTTGAAAAGGTAGCAAAGACCGTAAATGTGAGGATGTTCGATAGCGAATATTTCCATTCAAAAGTTTCTGACTTTCTGCTCGTCACTACCGACGAACTCCACGACTACAAACTAATGATGGAAATGCTCCGTGACTCCAAGGTATATGGTGTGCCTTACTTCCAGATCACCGATATCATCGTAGGCCAAGAAAATATGTTCAAGGATTTTAATGAAGAACTTAAGAACAAAAGCAATGAGAACCACTGA
- a CDS encoding dienelactone hydrolase family protein: MIRSILLTTCIMASGNLFGQSLKTVSYQDGSQKLNGLVTSNAGKKLPGVLILPAWKGIDEEAKTAALELEKQGYIAFIADIYGEGKIPANSEEAAKSSGYYKKNYSEYQKRISLALEQLKKNGAITDKTAVIGYCFGGTGALESARGNLPVAGVVSIHGSLGRDQSRKNEKLNAKILVENPADDKGVTPDDYSNLIKEMNDGNADWQIITYAHSKHTFTDPKSPDYNETMAKRAWNHTLLFLKEILK, from the coding sequence ATGATACGTTCAATCTTATTAACCACATGTATTATGGCCTCAGGAAACCTTTTTGGCCAAAGCCTTAAAACGGTTTCTTATCAAGACGGTTCACAAAAGCTAAACGGATTAGTAACTTCCAATGCAGGAAAAAAACTTCCGGGAGTATTGATACTTCCTGCCTGGAAGGGCATTGATGAAGAAGCCAAAACAGCCGCCCTTGAACTTGAAAAACAAGGGTATATTGCTTTCATCGCAGATATTTATGGAGAAGGTAAAATCCCTGCCAACAGCGAAGAAGCAGCCAAAAGTTCAGGATATTACAAAAAGAATTATTCGGAATATCAAAAAAGAATTTCACTGGCATTAGAACAGCTGAAAAAAAATGGAGCCATTACTGATAAAACAGCCGTTATCGGATATTGTTTCGGAGGAACAGGTGCACTGGAATCTGCCAGAGGAAATTTACCTGTTGCCGGAGTAGTTTCTATTCATGGAAGCCTGGGAAGAGATCAAAGCAGAAAAAATGAAAAATTAAATGCTAAAATACTGGTTGAAAATCCAGCAGATGATAAAGGGGTAACGCCTGATGATTACAGCAACCTCATCAAAGAAATGAATGACGGAAATGCAGACTGGCAGATTATTACTTATGCTCATTCCAAACATACTTTCACAGATCCTAAATCTCCGGATTATAATGAAACAATGGCTAAAAGAGCCTGGAATCATACCTTACTGTTTCTGAAGGAAATCCTGAAGTAA
- a CDS encoding type I restriction enzyme HsdR N-terminal domain-containing protein has product MELPKLNFQETFDFKFKKDKDKFFIYDLVRKTYLLLTPEEWVRQHWIHYYLTVKSYSTSALITEKKIILNGLTKRIDLLVTEKTEPVILIECKAPQIKLTEKTFEQTARYNSIIGAKEIVLTNGLQHIHAYYENEQYMFYKPE; this is encoded by the coding sequence ATGGAACTTCCAAAACTGAATTTTCAGGAAACTTTTGATTTTAAATTCAAGAAAGACAAAGATAAGTTTTTTATTTATGATTTGGTTCGTAAAACTTATCTTCTGCTCACTCCTGAGGAATGGGTAAGGCAACACTGGATACATTACTATCTTACCGTAAAATCCTACTCTACATCGGCTTTAATCACCGAAAAAAAAATTATCCTCAATGGTTTAACCAAAAGAATTGACCTTTTAGTAACCGAAAAAACAGAACCTGTAATTCTGATTGAATGTAAGGCCCCACAAATCAAATTAACGGAAAAAACATTTGAACAAACGGCTCGATACAATTCTATTATCGGAGCTAAAGAAATTGTTTTAACAAATGGTTTACAGCACATTCATGCTTATTATGAAAATGAGCAGTATATGTTTTATAAACCTGAATAA
- a CDS encoding Crp/Fnr family transcriptional regulator, giving the protein MNELKTFLDRLSPLSIVSWEKFSNLFTAKTLKKGQYYIRENQIAKEIGFLNSGILRAFYRSDNGTEYNKHFFLPHCFIGGYASLISKKTNAINQQALTDCELLVANYADIQKLYPSCPDIERISRLLAEQFFIQKEQREIEIVLMDAEKRYKIFQKDFPSLEQFIPQYHIASYLGITPTQLSRIRRKIAQK; this is encoded by the coding sequence ATGAATGAACTTAAAACTTTTCTTGACCGACTCTCACCTCTTTCTATCGTTAGCTGGGAAAAATTTTCGAATCTGTTTACTGCCAAGACACTGAAAAAGGGTCAGTATTATATTCGTGAGAACCAAATAGCAAAAGAAATTGGATTCCTAAATTCGGGAATATTACGTGCATTTTACCGGAGCGACAACGGGACTGAATATAACAAGCATTTTTTCCTTCCGCACTGTTTCATCGGCGGCTATGCTTCACTTATCTCAAAAAAAACAAATGCCATCAATCAGCAGGCACTCACGGATTGTGAGCTCCTTGTTGCCAATTATGCGGATATCCAAAAGCTATATCCATCGTGTCCAGATATCGAAAGGATTTCGCGACTCCTCGCCGAGCAGTTCTTTATTCAAAAGGAACAACGTGAAATTGAGATTGTACTGATGGATGCCGAAAAGCGTTATAAAATTTTCCAGAAGGACTTTCCATCCCTTGAGCAGTTCATTCCACAGTATCATATTGCATCCTATCTAGGGATTACCCCAACGCAACTCAGCCGAATCAGGAGAAAGATAGCCCAAAAGTAA
- a CDS encoding IS1182 family transposase, with the protein MLSNSKVVFKDYNPKQNFLFPPNLSELIEANHPVRIVSEVIDGLDISNLIRNYKPGGTSVYHPKMLLKVLVYGYLCNIYSSRKLEQALKENVHFMWLSAMNRPDHNTLNRFRSERLKGELKEIFAQIVVYLEKEGLVSLQTIFTDGTKIEANANRYTFVWGKAIKKNKERIESQLEDLWNYTQEIAGEEMKDTSEVTFKSMDKEKIKSAIETIDSTLRKKKICPKVRQKINYAKKNWPDNLEKYEKQQEILRGRNSYSKTDSDASFMRMKEDHMGNGQLKAAYNLQLSTENQFILNYTLHPNPGDTKTLLPHIDNFEHLYRKTPKEIVTDAGYGSEENYIFLQKRKVKAYIKYNYFDKDQKTKTITSSPSNPKLSKLRHKAHKLLNTKRGVKLRKQRCHDVEPVFAQIKHNKGFKRFMLRGQNKVEIEIGLVAIAHNLRKLALAG; encoded by the coding sequence GTGTTAAGTAATTCAAAGGTAGTCTTTAAAGATTACAATCCCAAGCAAAATTTTCTATTTCCTCCGAATTTATCGGAGTTAATAGAAGCTAATCATCCTGTACGAATTGTTTCAGAAGTTATAGACGGTCTGGATATCAGTAATTTAATCCGTAATTATAAACCAGGGGGCACATCGGTGTATCACCCGAAAATGCTTTTGAAAGTATTGGTGTATGGCTATTTGTGTAATATTTATTCTAGCAGAAAGCTGGAACAGGCTCTCAAAGAAAATGTTCATTTTATGTGGCTCAGTGCCATGAATCGTCCTGATCATAATACTTTGAACCGTTTTAGAAGTGAAAGATTAAAAGGAGAACTCAAAGAGATCTTCGCACAAATTGTAGTGTATTTAGAGAAAGAAGGGCTGGTAAGCCTTCAGACTATTTTTACCGATGGTACCAAAATAGAAGCCAATGCCAATCGTTATACATTTGTATGGGGAAAGGCGATCAAAAAGAATAAAGAACGTATAGAGTCCCAGCTTGAAGATTTGTGGAATTACACTCAGGAAATAGCTGGGGAAGAAATGAAAGATACTTCTGAGGTAACCTTTAAGTCTATGGATAAAGAAAAAATAAAATCTGCTATAGAAACGATAGACTCTACTTTGAGAAAGAAGAAAATCTGTCCTAAAGTCCGTCAGAAGATTAATTATGCAAAAAAAAACTGGCCGGATAACCTTGAAAAATATGAGAAACAGCAGGAAATTCTCCGGGGCAGGAACAGCTATTCAAAAACAGATTCTGATGCTTCTTTCATGCGTATGAAAGAGGATCATATGGGTAACGGACAGCTTAAAGCCGCTTACAATCTTCAGCTCAGTACCGAGAATCAGTTTATCCTTAACTATACGCTGCATCCTAATCCTGGGGACACTAAAACACTGCTCCCTCATATTGATAATTTTGAACATCTTTATCGTAAAACTCCCAAGGAGATAGTGACTGATGCAGGATATGGATCAGAAGAGAATTATATTTTTCTTCAAAAGAGAAAAGTCAAAGCCTATATCAAGTATAATTACTTTGATAAAGACCAGAAAACTAAAACCATAACTTCTTCACCTTCTAATCCAAAACTTTCAAAGCTCCGGCATAAGGCTCATAAGCTTCTTAATACCAAACGTGGAGTAAAGCTTAGAAAACAAAGATGCCACGATGTAGAACCTGTTTTTGCTCAGATCAAACATAACAAAGGATTTAAAAGATTTATGCTTAGAGGACAAAATAAAGTCGAAATAGAAATCGGCCTGGTTGCTATTGCTCACAATCTAAGAAAATTAGCGCTTGCAGGGTAA
- a CDS encoding helix-turn-helix domain-containing protein, whose amino-acid sequence MEEIFKTFRPQSSIVRKYVDYYYLDIKNNNTTNEFQCFPHFNNSISLYKSHIRLETKEVIYDENSPPCQIFTPIREKVLHVKQSGKVYRIVVVFHPLGIHQFYENLDFTDYITGYDFFTQNELKEIFSTTDTEIHKNLLDKSLEKRFKKFKNVILEKSIEYIFNHYENFSVEKISREIGVSRQHINRLFQAHLGVSVKKFNEIVLFRQTINKKLFENPDRNFTELAHEFNFNDQSHFNKTYKNFTENSPKSFFSKGTILGQEDTLFWHLLP is encoded by the coding sequence ATGGAGGAAATTTTTAAAACATTCAGACCTCAAAGTTCTATCGTTAGAAAATACGTTGACTATTATTATTTGGACATTAAAAATAATAATACAACCAATGAGTTTCAATGTTTTCCACACTTTAATAACTCGATTTCTCTTTATAAATCCCATATCAGATTAGAAACCAAAGAAGTGATTTATGATGAAAACTCGCCTCCATGTCAAATTTTTACGCCAATTCGGGAAAAAGTTCTGCATGTAAAACAATCCGGAAAAGTGTATAGAATTGTAGTTGTGTTTCATCCTTTGGGAATTCATCAGTTTTATGAAAACTTAGATTTCACAGATTATATTACTGGCTATGATTTTTTTACTCAGAATGAACTGAAGGAGATTTTCTCAACAACAGATACTGAAATTCATAAAAACCTATTGGATAAGTCTCTTGAAAAAAGATTCAAGAAATTTAAAAATGTAATTCTTGAGAAATCGATTGAGTATATTTTCAATCATTACGAAAACTTTTCAGTGGAGAAAATTTCGAGAGAAATTGGTGTTAGCCGGCAGCATATAAACCGACTTTTTCAGGCTCATTTGGGAGTTTCTGTTAAAAAATTCAACGAAATTGTCCTGTTCAGACAAACCATCAACAAGAAACTTTTTGAAAATCCTGACCGTAATTTTACAGAGCTTGCTCACGAGTTTAATTTTAATGACCAGTCTCATTTCAATAAGACTTATAAAAACTTCACGGAAAATTCTCCAAAATCGTTTTTTTCTAAAGGAACTATCTTGGGACAGGAAGACACTCTTTTCTGGCATTTACTGCCTTAA
- the trxB gene encoding thioredoxin-disulfide reductase has product MEQNILDCVIVGSGPSGFTAAIYAARADLKPELYTGLEPGGQLTTTTEVDNFPGYPAGITGPEMMMDLQKQAERFETKVHYEMITKAEFSKEVGGVHKLYAGNKEIFAKTVIISTGATAKYLGLEDEKKYAGGGVSACATCDGFFYRGKDVVVVGAGDTAAEEATYLAKLCRKVTLLVRKDVFRASKAMIHRVESTPNIEVKFHHELIGIEGENSLVERAVIINNQTQEKSTVDVEGIFIAIGHKPNTDIFVGQVDLDENGYIVTEKGSSRTNLPGVFAAGDVQDHIYRQAITAAGSGCMAAMDAEKYLAELH; this is encoded by the coding sequence ATGGAGCAAAACATTTTAGATTGTGTGATCGTTGGATCTGGGCCTTCTGGTTTCACAGCTGCTATCTATGCAGCAAGAGCAGACTTAAAACCTGAATTGTATACAGGTTTGGAGCCGGGCGGACAATTAACTACAACTACTGAGGTTGATAACTTTCCAGGATATCCAGCAGGGATTACAGGCCCTGAAATGATGATGGATCTGCAAAAGCAGGCAGAAAGATTTGAAACCAAAGTACACTACGAAATGATCACTAAAGCTGAATTCTCAAAAGAAGTTGGCGGTGTTCACAAATTATACGCTGGAAATAAAGAGATTTTTGCTAAAACTGTAATTATTTCTACAGGAGCAACAGCAAAATATTTAGGTCTTGAAGACGAGAAGAAATATGCAGGAGGCGGAGTTTCTGCTTGTGCTACTTGCGACGGATTTTTCTACAGAGGAAAAGATGTAGTGGTAGTAGGAGCTGGAGATACAGCAGCTGAAGAAGCTACTTATCTTGCCAAACTTTGCAGAAAAGTAACATTATTAGTTAGAAAAGACGTTTTCAGAGCTTCAAAAGCAATGATACACAGAGTAGAAAGCACTCCCAATATTGAAGTGAAATTTCACCATGAGCTTATCGGAATTGAAGGTGAAAACAGCTTAGTAGAAAGAGCGGTAATTATCAATAACCAGACTCAGGAAAAATCTACTGTAGATGTTGAAGGGATCTTTATCGCTATTGGTCACAAACCGAATACAGATATCTTCGTAGGTCAGGTAGATCTTGATGAAAACGGATATATTGTAACTGAAAAAGGTTCTTCAAGAACAAATCTTCCGGGAGTTTTTGCGGCAGGAGATGTTCAGGATCATATCTACAGACAGGCTATTACAGCTGCAGGAAGCGGATGTATGGCTGCAATGGATGCAGAAAAATACTTGGCTGAATTACACTAA
- a CDS encoding DUF1272 domain-containing protein, translating to MLEVRTSCENCKKPLPYDSPEAMICTFECTFCKDCVDYIFKNVCPNCGGGLEKRPIRPKSLLAKYPVSAEVVYKPINEAEFTMKQEGLIDIPLGER from the coding sequence ATGCTAGAGGTCAGAACCAGCTGCGAAAATTGCAAGAAACCCTTACCTTATGATTCCCCTGAAGCCATGATATGTACATTTGAATGTACCTTTTGTAAAGATTGTGTCGACTATATTTTTAAAAATGTGTGTCCAAACTGTGGTGGTGGATTGGAAAAACGTCCCATCAGACCTAAAAGTCTTCTTGCAAAATATCCCGTGAGTGCTGAAGTGGTATATAAACCGATTAACGAGGCTGAGTTTACAATGAAACAGGAGGGATTAATAGATATCCCTTTAGGTGAGCGATAA
- a CDS encoding VOC family protein — translation MKKVTAIGGIFFKCKDPEQVNDWYKTHLGVETSPYGAKFDWREAESDKKGYTLWSPFKESTQYFEPSEKDFMINYHVADIEALVEELKKDGITILDEIATYEYGKFVHIMDPEGNKIELFEPAGE, via the coding sequence ATGAAAAAAGTAACCGCAATTGGAGGTATTTTCTTTAAATGTAAAGACCCGGAACAGGTAAACGACTGGTATAAAACCCATCTTGGCGTGGAAACCAGCCCATACGGAGCAAAATTCGACTGGAGAGAAGCAGAATCTGATAAAAAAGGATATACACTATGGAGTCCGTTTAAAGAGTCTACCCAATATTTTGAACCTTCAGAAAAGGATTTTATGATTAATTATCATGTGGCGGATATTGAAGCCTTGGTAGAGGAATTAAAGAAGGATGGTATTACAATTCTGGATGAAATTGCAACGTATGAATATGGAAAATTTGTTCATATTATGGATCCTGAAGGAAATAAAATTGAATTGTTTGAACCGGCAGGGGAGTAG
- a CDS encoding MBL fold metallo-hydrolase, whose protein sequence is MKRFISERITVIVSALGILLNLFLIPIQSRIWNGRQDCVISNFLTNFLAKDALLDEPVKSTLNMPQEYFKYGHYFVLVYFSLLIAIWTSRFIRQRWLKNSAILITSIALSANILIYWASEYLTIYAREVFFNYIEVPAIAILLILFTVIAYKSKEQDHSKWKKYVYLLPVLLALLWTMVFQYIPHAPVLALLICILILNLNNQQIPKIDAKYNGYTIIVRITAIILIVISFGISIAVKYQPTLIVGENQEMKMEAFSKDSGIELYVFNTGFNRMTKALSPTYKKWRPCPIYLIKHPKFGYVLFDSGISEKVALEGQNGLGFPMSFLFESKSKFEMLAFNQIKKLGIKPEDIKYLAISHLHDDHIGTVNAFKNATLILNGKSEPKEGSLPGFTPASSFKESNSSLGKAYDLFGDKTIQLIEKSGHTDSDLMLLVTLDRGPVLLSGDAVVHNDWLKSNDVERLPTQPENAAKNRNNIRNLGTKMPELIVFPGHDMPIIWKNRTDVHIINPDFFKASNLNITQQN, encoded by the coding sequence ATGAAACGATTCATTAGTGAAAGAATAACAGTTATAGTAAGTGCTCTGGGAATTCTTTTAAATCTATTTCTAATTCCTATTCAATCCCGAATCTGGAATGGCCGTCAGGATTGTGTAATATCAAATTTCCTGACAAACTTTCTGGCAAAAGATGCATTGCTCGATGAGCCGGTAAAGTCAACTTTAAACATGCCACAAGAATATTTTAAATATGGGCATTATTTTGTTTTAGTCTATTTTTCTTTACTCATCGCAATTTGGACTAGTCGTTTTATTCGTCAGCGATGGCTGAAAAATAGTGCAATACTAATTACATCAATTGCTTTAAGTGCAAATATCTTAATTTATTGGGCCAGTGAATATTTAACTATTTATGCCCGTGAAGTATTCTTTAATTATATCGAAGTTCCAGCAATTGCAATCTTACTTATATTATTTACTGTAATTGCTTATAAATCAAAAGAACAAGATCATTCAAAATGGAAAAAGTATGTTTACTTATTGCCTGTTTTGTTAGCGCTTCTATGGACGATGGTGTTTCAATATATTCCGCATGCTCCTGTATTGGCACTTCTTATTTGTATTTTGATATTAAATTTGAATAACCAGCAAATACCAAAAATTGATGCAAAATATAATGGGTATACTATTATTGTACGAATCACTGCTATTATATTGATTGTTATTTCTTTTGGAATTTCGATTGCAGTCAAATATCAGCCAACTCTTATTGTTGGTGAAAATCAGGAGATGAAAATGGAAGCATTTTCTAAGGATTCAGGTATTGAATTGTATGTATTTAATACTGGGTTTAACCGAATGACAAAAGCATTAAGTCCTACTTATAAAAAATGGAGACCATGCCCAATTTATTTAATCAAACATCCAAAGTTTGGGTATGTTTTATTTGATTCGGGAATATCAGAGAAAGTAGCACTTGAAGGTCAAAATGGGTTAGGATTTCCTATGTCTTTTTTATTTGAAAGTAAATCTAAATTCGAAATGCTGGCTTTTAATCAGATTAAAAAACTTGGCATAAAGCCTGAAGATATTAAATATTTGGCAATTTCACATCTTCATGATGATCATATAGGAACTGTCAACGCATTTAAAAACGCAACACTCATCTTAAATGGCAAATCAGAGCCAAAAGAAGGAAGTCTTCCAGGGTTTACACCAGCTTCTTCATTTAAAGAAAGTAATTCTTCGTTAGGGAAAGCATACGATTTGTTTGGCGACAAAACGATACAATTAATAGAAAAATCGGGACATACAGATAGTGATTTAATGCTTTTAGTAACCTTAGATCGGGGGCCTGTTTTACTAAGCGGAGATGCTGTTGTACACAACGACTGGCTTAAATCTAATGATGTTGAAAGACTGCCAACTCAACCTGAGAACGCTGCAAAAAACAGAAATAATATTCGAAATTTAGGAACAAAAATGCCCGAATTGATAGTATTTCCAGGTCATGATATGCCAATTATTTGGAAAAACAGAACGGACGTTCATATTATTAATCCAGATTTTTTTAAAGCCAGTAATTTAAATATTACACAACAAAATTAA
- a CDS encoding HAD family hydrolase gives MKIKNIIFDFGGVLMDWNPRYFFKDYFKDDEKMEYFLENIAQDEWNIEQDRGRSLSEGTEIQVKKFPEWEKEIRAYYDNWTVMLKSDIPQNVDILRRLKNTDYQLFGLTNWSAETFPYALENYDLFQLFDGKIVVSGTEKLIKPDPKIWHVLLERYNIHAEESVFIDDNQKNIEMAQSLGFNTIHIQPDTDLKQELAHLGVEI, from the coding sequence ATGAAAATTAAAAATATAATATTCGATTTCGGAGGAGTTTTGATGGATTGGAATCCAAGATATTTCTTTAAAGATTATTTCAAGGACGATGAAAAAATGGAATATTTTCTGGAAAATATTGCTCAGGATGAATGGAATATTGAACAGGACCGAGGAAGAAGTCTTTCGGAAGGAACTGAAATTCAGGTGAAAAAATTTCCGGAATGGGAAAAGGAGATCAGGGCTTATTATGATAACTGGACTGTGATGCTGAAAAGTGATATTCCCCAGAATGTTGATATTTTAAGACGATTGAAAAATACAGATTATCAGTTATTCGGGTTAACGAACTGGTCTGCTGAAACATTCCCTTATGCATTGGAAAATTATGATTTATTCCAGCTTTTTGATGGAAAAATTGTGGTTTCAGGAACGGAAAAACTGATTAAACCTGACCCTAAAATCTGGCATGTTTTATTGGAAAGATATAACATTCATGCAGAAGAATCTGTTTTCATAGATGATAACCAGAAGAATATTGAAATGGCACAATCCCTGGGATTCAACACCATTCATATTCAGCCGGATACAGATCTAAAGCAGGAACTGGCTCATCTGGGTGTTGAGATCTGA
- a CDS encoding glyoxalase/bleomycin resistance/dioxygenase family protein yields MSIPFEAGINIAIKIPKSKYEKTVAFHRDILKLAVEEKKIDNATVSRTHEVKFGNNIIWLDCVDNYTHSETWLQLTVPNVEEATQYLQLNGVEACDEIEELPENMHWITDSAGTVFNVQQTPS; encoded by the coding sequence ATGAGTATCCCATTTGAAGCAGGAATTAATATCGCCATTAAAATTCCGAAAAGTAAATATGAGAAGACGGTAGCCTTTCACAGAGATATTTTAAAATTAGCGGTGGAAGAAAAGAAAATTGATAACGCTACGGTCTCCAGAACCCATGAAGTGAAGTTTGGGAACAATATCATTTGGTTAGACTGTGTGGATAATTACACGCATTCAGAAACCTGGTTACAGCTCACCGTTCCTAATGTTGAAGAGGCAACACAATATCTGCAATTGAATGGAGTAGAGGCCTGTGATGAAATTGAGGAACTTCCGGAAAATATGCATTGGATTACAGATTCGGCAGGTACAGTGTTTAATGTACAGCAAACTCCATCCTGA
- a CDS encoding thrombospondin type 3 repeat-containing protein, giving the protein MNKIIFLLVFSAIYCQAQHIEDKQVFKKCRKEFNKKICLSDEDNDSLLFYLDKCPNEIGPIENHGCPWPDTDKDGVVDKDDACPQIAGPPENKGCEWPDTDGDGILDKDDNCPTVPGIPNLNGCPRCNL; this is encoded by the coding sequence ATGAATAAAATTATTTTTCTTTTGGTATTTTCTGCCATTTATTGTCAGGCTCAGCATATTGAAGATAAGCAGGTATTCAAAAAGTGCCGTAAAGAGTTCAATAAAAAGATCTGTCTTTCGGATGAAGATAATGACAGTCTCTTATTTTATCTTGATAAATGTCCAAATGAAATAGGACCTATTGAAAATCATGGCTGCCCATGGCCAGATACGGATAAAGACGGTGTAGTAGATAAAGATGATGCATGCCCACAAATAGCCGGCCCTCCAGAAAACAAAGGATGTGAATGGCCAGATACAGATGGTGATGGCATTTTAGATAAAGATGATAACTGTCCTACTGTTCCCGGAATTCCCAATCTGAATGGCTGCCCAAGATGTAATCTATAA
- a CDS encoding PEGA domain-containing protein, whose product MKNNLPIVLLLGIALSTTSCATIFTGTRDKITFNSTPEGAKVIHNGEEKCVTPCTASISRSLSKQFVTIEKEGFDAQKVKLDKSFNAVTLLNILFGGAIGVGIDAATGSLTKYSTKKYNVELEAKPQ is encoded by the coding sequence ATGAAAAACAATCTACCCATTGTGTTATTGTTAGGGATCGCGCTTTCCACAACTTCTTGTGCAACCATTTTTACAGGAACGCGTGATAAAATAACTTTCAATTCCACTCCTGAAGGAGCCAAAGTAATTCATAACGGAGAAGAAAAATGTGTGACCCCTTGTACAGCATCTATTTCTAGATCTTTAAGTAAGCAGTTCGTTACAATCGAAAAAGAAGGATTCGATGCACAGAAAGTAAAACTGGATAAGTCATTTAATGCAGTAACCCTTCTCAATATCCTTTTTGGAGGAGCAATAGGTGTAGGAATTGATGCTGCAACAGGCTCTCTTACAAAATATTCTACTAAGAAATATAATGTTGAATTAGAAGCCAAGCCACAATAA
- the holA gene encoding DNA polymerase III subunit delta yields the protein MKELDLILKNIKNKEVLPIYFFHGEEAYFIDVAVKALEHNFLEEDEKAFNQTVTYGKDTSYQEVLSLARQFPMMGDKQVIIVKEAQDLKFNEEENRILDAYVENPVPSTVLVFAHKHKKLDSRKKAAKALDKANALFLSESVKESNLPKWISDECIKLKIKTAPNISHLLAEYLGNDLSRIANELNKLKIILKEGEVLDGTIVENHIGISKEYNIFELQKALGTKNANTAFKIAHFMGKNPKNNPFVMMLASLYNYFSNVIIYQTMAGQPPQTIASQMGVNPYFVKDYAESARLYPLKHATRVISILREFDMKGKGLGAVNMGEAELIKELVYKIINVDKIKMKV from the coding sequence ATGAAAGAATTAGATTTAATCCTCAAAAATATTAAAAATAAAGAAGTTTTACCTATTTATTTTTTCCACGGAGAAGAAGCCTACTTTATTGATGTTGCCGTAAAAGCCCTTGAACATAATTTTTTGGAAGAGGACGAAAAAGCCTTTAACCAAACCGTTACATACGGAAAAGATACTTCTTATCAGGAAGTTCTTTCCCTGGCAAGACAGTTTCCCATGATGGGAGATAAACAGGTAATTATTGTAAAAGAAGCTCAGGATCTGAAGTTCAATGAGGAAGAAAACAGAATTCTTGATGCTTATGTTGAAAATCCTGTTCCTTCTACAGTGTTGGTTTTTGCCCATAAACATAAGAAGCTGGACAGCAGAAAAAAAGCGGCTAAAGCTTTAGACAAGGCCAATGCGCTTTTCCTTAGCGAATCTGTAAAGGAAAGCAACCTTCCGAAATGGATTTCTGATGAATGTATAAAGCTGAAAATTAAAACAGCTCCCAATATTTCCCATCTTTTAGCGGAATATTTGGGAAATGATCTTTCAAGAATTGCCAATGAACTGAATAAACTGAAAATCATCCTTAAAGAAGGAGAGGTATTGGACGGAACCATTGTTGAAAACCATATCGGAATCAGCAAAGAGTACAATATTTTCGAACTTCAGAAGGCACTGGGAACAAAAAATGCCAATACAGCCTTTAAAATTGCCCATTTCATGGGTAAGAATCCCAAGAATAACCCTTTTGTAATGATGTTGGCAAGTCTTTACAACTATTTCTCCAATGTGATTATTTATCAGACAATGGCAGGGCAGCCACCACAAACCATAGCATCTCAAATGGGCGTGAATCCTTATTTTGTGAAAGACTATGCAGAAAGTGCAAGACTGTATCCTTTAAAGCATGCTACAAGAGTCATTTCTATTCTGAGAGAATTTGATATGAAAGGGAAAGGTCTTGGAGCCGTGAATATGGGAGAAGCAGAGCTTATTAAGGAACTGGTGTACAAGATTATTAATGTGGATAAGATTAAAATGAAGGTTTGA